A genomic region of Populus nigra chromosome 11, ddPopNigr1.1, whole genome shotgun sequence contains the following coding sequences:
- the LOC133668154 gene encoding squalene monooxygenase SE1-like isoform X1, translated as MDSKHIFGGVVAAFLFGFVVLYSSRGRENIKASEKSRSKKTLKSSGNGVCRSNFAGNTDVIIVGAGVAGSALAYALAKVITSYTMDGWRVHIIERDLTEPDRIVGELLHAGGCIKLAELGLEDCLDGIDSQIVFSFAAVHKDGKRTAISYPATASGRGFHNGRFIQKLREKAASLPNVKLDQGTVTCLVEENGTIKGVLYKTKAGQELLASASLTIVCDGCFSNLRRNLCNPKIEVPSHFVGLVLENYNLPYANRAYFILKDTIVIAYPISSNEIRCLVDVPGSKQPPISNGEMASYLKTVVAPQMPPELYNAFICAIDKGNIRTMPNRMMPASPYPTPGAFMIGDSLNMRHAVTGGGMTVGLSDVVLLRDLLRPLNDLSDGAAICKYLESFYILRKPTAFAINTLASTLHTVFSSSDQDPSRKEMKEAFFNYLSLGGVFSEGLMALLSGLNPDPLSLVFHCFAMLAYAVGRLLLPFPTPKRTCIAAKLILVGSGIIFPILKAEGIRATFFPATMPAYYRTPPVQSTDDRETGK; from the exons ATGGACTCCAAACATATATTTGGAGGAGTTGTCGCAGCTTTCTTGTTCGGGTTTGTTGTCCTCTACAGTTCAAGAGGGAGAGAGAATATCAAAGCTTCAGAGAAAAGTCGAAGCAAGAAAACTTTGAAAAGCTCTGGAAATGGAGTGTGCAGATCAAATTTTGCTGGAAATACTGATGTGATCATCGTAGGTGCTGGTGTTGCTGGTTCAGCTCTTGCTTATGCTCTCGCAAAGGTAATAACCTCTTACACAATG GATGGATGGCGCGTGCATATTATTGAAAGAGACTTGACTGAGCCCGACAGAATTGTTGGTGAGCTCCTGCATGCTGGGGGGTGCATTAAATTGGCCGAGTTAGGTCTTGAAG ACTGTCTAGATGGGATTGATTCTCAGATAGTCTTCAGTTTCGCTGCTGTTCACAAAGATGGGAAAAGAACTGCAATTTCATATCCCGCCACTGCGAGTGGCAGAGGCTTTCACAATGGCCGCTTCATCCAGAAACTACGTGAAAAGGCCGCATCTCTTCCCAA TGTTAAACTCGATCAAGGAACTGTAACATGTCTTGTCGAAGAAAATGGAACTATCAAAGGTGTGCTATACAAAACAAAGGCAGGCCAGGAGTTATTAGCTTCAGCTTCACTCACAATAGTATgtgatggttgtttttcaaatttacgACGCAATCTCTGCAATCCAAAG ATTGAAGTCCCATCTCACTTTGTTGGTTTGGTCCTGGAGAATTATAATCTTCCATATGCAAATCGTGCGTACTTTATTTTGAAGGATACAATTGTCATAGCTTATCCTATTAGCAGCAATGAAATTCGTTGTTTAGTTGATGTACCTGGCTCGAAACAACCACCTATTTCCAATGGCGAAATGGCAAGCTACTTGAAAACAGTGGTGGCACCTCAA ATGCCACCTGAGCTATACAATGCTTTCATATGTGCAATTGATAAGGGCAACATAAGAACAATGCCAAACAGAATGATGCCTGCGTCTCCCTATCCAACCCCTGGTGCGTTTATGATAGGGGATTCGTTGAATATGCGCCATGCTGTAACAGGAGGAGGAATGACTGTGGGACTTTCTGATGTTGTTCTACTGCGAGATCTTCTTAGGCCTCTGAATGATCTTAGTGATGGAGCTGCCATTTGCAAATATCTTGAATCCTTTTACATTCTGCGTAAG CCAACGGCATTTGCAATAAACACATTGGCAAGCACCCTACACACAGTATTCTCTTCATCGGATCAGGATCCATCAAGGAAGGAAATGAAAGAAGCATTCTTCAATTATTTGAGCCTTGGAGGCGTGTTCTCAGAAGGACTGATGGCTCTTCTGTCTGGTCTAAACCCTGACCCGTTGAGCTTGGTTTTCCACTGCTTTGCCATGCTTGCCTATGCTGTTGGCCGCTTATTGCTTCCATTTCCTACACCAAAACGCACGTGTATTGCGGCAAAACTAATTTTG GTTGGATCAGGCATCATCTTCCCTATACTAAAGGCAGAAGGAATTAGAGCAACATTCTTCCCGGCAACAATGCCTGCTTACTACAGAACTCCTCCTGTCCAATCCACTGATGATAGAGAAACAGGGAAatag
- the LOC133668154 gene encoding squalene monooxygenase SE1-like isoform X2, which translates to MDSKHIFGGVVAAFLFGFVVLYSSRGRENIKASEKSRSKKTLKSSGNGVCRSNFAGNTDVIIVGAGVAGSALAYALAKDGWRVHIIERDLTEPDRIVGELLHAGGCIKLAELGLEDCLDGIDSQIVFSFAAVHKDGKRTAISYPATASGRGFHNGRFIQKLREKAASLPNVKLDQGTVTCLVEENGTIKGVLYKTKAGQELLASASLTIVCDGCFSNLRRNLCNPKIEVPSHFVGLVLENYNLPYANRAYFILKDTIVIAYPISSNEIRCLVDVPGSKQPPISNGEMASYLKTVVAPQMPPELYNAFICAIDKGNIRTMPNRMMPASPYPTPGAFMIGDSLNMRHAVTGGGMTVGLSDVVLLRDLLRPLNDLSDGAAICKYLESFYILRKPTAFAINTLASTLHTVFSSSDQDPSRKEMKEAFFNYLSLGGVFSEGLMALLSGLNPDPLSLVFHCFAMLAYAVGRLLLPFPTPKRTCIAAKLILVGSGIIFPILKAEGIRATFFPATMPAYYRTPPVQSTDDRETGK; encoded by the exons ATGGACTCCAAACATATATTTGGAGGAGTTGTCGCAGCTTTCTTGTTCGGGTTTGTTGTCCTCTACAGTTCAAGAGGGAGAGAGAATATCAAAGCTTCAGAGAAAAGTCGAAGCAAGAAAACTTTGAAAAGCTCTGGAAATGGAGTGTGCAGATCAAATTTTGCTGGAAATACTGATGTGATCATCGTAGGTGCTGGTGTTGCTGGTTCAGCTCTTGCTTATGCTCTCGCAAAG GATGGATGGCGCGTGCATATTATTGAAAGAGACTTGACTGAGCCCGACAGAATTGTTGGTGAGCTCCTGCATGCTGGGGGGTGCATTAAATTGGCCGAGTTAGGTCTTGAAG ACTGTCTAGATGGGATTGATTCTCAGATAGTCTTCAGTTTCGCTGCTGTTCACAAAGATGGGAAAAGAACTGCAATTTCATATCCCGCCACTGCGAGTGGCAGAGGCTTTCACAATGGCCGCTTCATCCAGAAACTACGTGAAAAGGCCGCATCTCTTCCCAA TGTTAAACTCGATCAAGGAACTGTAACATGTCTTGTCGAAGAAAATGGAACTATCAAAGGTGTGCTATACAAAACAAAGGCAGGCCAGGAGTTATTAGCTTCAGCTTCACTCACAATAGTATgtgatggttgtttttcaaatttacgACGCAATCTCTGCAATCCAAAG ATTGAAGTCCCATCTCACTTTGTTGGTTTGGTCCTGGAGAATTATAATCTTCCATATGCAAATCGTGCGTACTTTATTTTGAAGGATACAATTGTCATAGCTTATCCTATTAGCAGCAATGAAATTCGTTGTTTAGTTGATGTACCTGGCTCGAAACAACCACCTATTTCCAATGGCGAAATGGCAAGCTACTTGAAAACAGTGGTGGCACCTCAA ATGCCACCTGAGCTATACAATGCTTTCATATGTGCAATTGATAAGGGCAACATAAGAACAATGCCAAACAGAATGATGCCTGCGTCTCCCTATCCAACCCCTGGTGCGTTTATGATAGGGGATTCGTTGAATATGCGCCATGCTGTAACAGGAGGAGGAATGACTGTGGGACTTTCTGATGTTGTTCTACTGCGAGATCTTCTTAGGCCTCTGAATGATCTTAGTGATGGAGCTGCCATTTGCAAATATCTTGAATCCTTTTACATTCTGCGTAAG CCAACGGCATTTGCAATAAACACATTGGCAAGCACCCTACACACAGTATTCTCTTCATCGGATCAGGATCCATCAAGGAAGGAAATGAAAGAAGCATTCTTCAATTATTTGAGCCTTGGAGGCGTGTTCTCAGAAGGACTGATGGCTCTTCTGTCTGGTCTAAACCCTGACCCGTTGAGCTTGGTTTTCCACTGCTTTGCCATGCTTGCCTATGCTGTTGGCCGCTTATTGCTTCCATTTCCTACACCAAAACGCACGTGTATTGCGGCAAAACTAATTTTG GTTGGATCAGGCATCATCTTCCCTATACTAAAGGCAGAAGGAATTAGAGCAACATTCTTCCCGGCAACAATGCCTGCTTACTACAGAACTCCTCCTGTCCAATCCACTGATGATAGAGAAACAGGGAAatag
- the LOC133667874 gene encoding patatin-like protein 2 — protein MGNGSSSGSGPDDQGFATILSIDGGGVRGIVPSVVLTALEAKLQKLDVDNKDARIADYFDFVAGTSTGGLMTAMLTTPNAEKRPTFAAKDIVQFYLDKSQLIFPQTTEQYENDELFDDEAAINSVLDEARNQIQQYKNEMMRNHIIVDPLISALRFLLKWRLLPNFIRKKLRSLVFPRYDGVKLHEIINEEVGQKLLSDAVTNVIIPTFDIKLFKPIIFSSLKAKRDKSTDAGIADVCIGTSAAPYYFPPYNFKTTFDFNLADGGLAANNPSLLAVCEVMKEQKMDDHKLLILSLGTGAADQSERYVVGDPSKWGLLRWLWYSENNGSPLIDILTTAPDEMISTYISTIFQYCGWEDNYYRLQAEMKLSEAKMDDASQENLNNLVKIGEDLAATHDAELEALAQKLIKNRKARLARISG, from the exons ATGG GGAATGGAAGTTCGAGTGGATCAGGTCCTGATGATCAAGGCTTTGCAACAATCCTCAGCATTGACGGGGGAGGAGTGAGAGGCATCGTTCCTAGCGTAGTCCTTACTGCTCTAGAAGCTAAGCTTCAG AAGTTAGATGTGGATAACAAGGATGCGAGGATCGCAGATTATTTTGACTTTGTTGCTGGGACAAGCACAGGAGGTCTTATGACTGCCATGCTCACGACTCCGAATGCTGAAAAACGACCAACTTTTGCAGCAAAGGATATTGTCCAGTTTTATCTGGACAAGAGTCAACTCATATTTCCTCAAACCACCGAACAATATGAAAACGATGAACTTTTCGATGATGAAGCTGCGATCAATTCTGTCCTGGATGAAGCAAGAAACCAGATCCagcaatataaaaatgaaatgatgaG GAATCATATCATTGTAGATCCTCTCATTTCTGCATTACGGTTTCTTCTAAAGTGGAGATTGCTTCCTAACTTTATCCGTAAGAAACTTCGGAGTCTAGTTTTTCCAAGGTATGATGGTGTCAAACTACATGAGATAATTAACGAAGAAGTGGGACAGAAACTTCTCAGTGATGCTGTGACTAACGTGATAATCCCCACTTTCGACATCAAGCTTTTTAAGCCAATCATATTCTCCAGCTTAAAG GCAAAACGTGATAAATCAACGGATGCTGGAATAGCAGACGTTTGTATTGGCACGTCTGCAGCGCCATATTACTTCCCtccatataattttaaaacaacctTTGATTTCAACTTAGCTGATGGCGGTCTGGCAGCCAACAATCCT tcATTGCTAGCCGTGTGTGAGGTGATGAAAGAACAAAAGATGGATGATCATAAGCTTCTTATTCTTTCACTTGGAACTGGAGCAGCTGATCAGAGTGAAAGGTATGTGGTTGGAGATCCCAGCAAATGGGGCCTCTTAAGATGGCTTTGGTATAGCGAGAACAACGGCAGCCCATTGATTGATATCCTGACAACTGCACCCGATGAGATGATTTCGACGTATATATCCACAATCTTTCAATATTGTGGTTGGGAAGATAACTATTATCGGCTTCAG GCTGAGATGAAACTCTCTGAGGCCAAGATGGACGATGCAAGCCAAGAAAATCTGAACAATCTTGTGAAGATTGGTGAAGATCTTGCAGCGACGCACGATGCCGAACTTGAAGC CCTTGCGCAAAAACTGATTAAGAACCGGAAAGCTCGCTTGGCCAGAATTTCTGGTTGA